The Rhodopseudomonas julia DNA segment CGAAAGGCTCCTGTAGAGAACCAAGGCATAAAGATAGCTGGCGGCGAGTGTCGGGTGGTTGCCGTCGCGCGTCATCGCGATGTCGGGATGTTGCCGGCGCACCTCGTTCCAGACATCGTCCAACCAGATCAGGTGAGCCCCCGAAAGCCGGGCAAGCCGTCGATGGCCCATATCGATTTGGCGCTGATAATAATCCCGGTCAGCTTCACTGAAGAGATAGGCCTCTGTTGGGTCATAGGCCCAATTGACGACCAGGCCCGGGCTCCCCTCCTTCACCTTGATGGCGCGAAGCAATTTCCCGCCGTAGGTCATAAAGCTCGTCGTCTGCGCCTCGCTGGAAAAGGCCCGGCTTTCGGCCTGCACGATGGCATCGTCCCACACATGCTCCAGCAAGGACTGCGCGTATGTGTCATTCCAGAGGATCTCCAGGCTCGCGCCCGGCGGAGTTTGTTGCCTGATCTGGTATTTTTCGGGACTGTCGGCGGAATCCGCAATCTGCCGGAGCATGCGCGGCATGTGGTTTGCGTAGGTGCGGCTGTTTCCGAGAAGCAGGATTTCCCGGGCTGGGCGATCGTCAAAACGATCTTCAAGCCTTTGGCTTAACTCGTCAAATCCAAGCGGCTGGAAGAACTGGAACCAGCTCACGGCCACGATGGCAAGAACCAGAACGCCCCGAAAAATAAAACGCATACATGCACCGATACCGAAAACGATCAGCTTCGCGACCGACCAGTCCGGCGCGAGACGCGACACCTATGCCGACTTCGTAAATACAATCTTAGATATGTCTTCGGCCTGATCGCCGCGGTGCCCACCCAACGAACGGCAGCAGATCTGAGCAGCGCTCTATAGAACCGACCAAAAGTCGAAGCTGCGCCAGCTATCTCTGCGCCAAGCGGCACCTTCGGCCGTGAACACGAAGCTCCCCCTACTCCGCCTCCTCCATCTCCCCGCGCCCTTGCGCCGTCGCATCGGCACCTGCCCCGGCGGCCTTCTCCGCCCGCGTCTCCCCGACAACCCGGTTGCGGCCGCGGGCTTTCGCCTCGTAGAGCCGCGCGTCGGCCTCGCGCACGAAATCGCTGAGCTTGGCCTGCGGCGCGGGGATCGCGGCAAAGCCGCCGAGGCTCACCGTCAGGCGCCAGGTCTCCTCGCCGGCGGAAAACGGCTCCTTCTCCACCCGCCGGCGCAAAGCCTCCAGGCGCTCGAAGAAATCCTCGCTCGCGCCGCCGAGCGTAAAAATGATGAATTCCTCGCCGCCATAGCGGCCGAGAATGTCGCCGTCCTCGCCGAAGACCTCGCGCGCCAGGCGCGCGATATGGCGCAGGCATTGGTCGCCGAAGAGATGCCCGCGCGCATCGTTGACGCTCTTGAAATGGTCGACGTCGATCATCGCCACCGAAAACAGCCAGCCATTCCTCTGGCACAGGCCGAATTCGTCGGCGGCGCGCGCGTCGAAATGGCGGCGGTTGTAAAGACCCGTCAAAGCGTCGGTGATCGACACATCCTGCAGCTTCTGGTTGGCGCGTTCGAGCGCCGCGTTGAGGCGCCGCAGCTTGCGGTTCCAGTAGATGACGAGAACGAGGACGACGAGCGCCACGCCACCGAGGAGAAGCAGGCGGCTGTAATCGACGCGCTGGTCGATGCGCACCAGCATCTGCCGGCTCAGCATCGTCTGCACCTCCTGCTCGTCGAGGCCTGCGACGAGTTTTGCAAAAATCGCCGCCAGCATCGGCTCGTCGGAGCGGGTGGCGATCGAGGCGCGCCAGTCCTCAAAGATGCGGCCGGCGACCTTGACGTCGTAAAGCCGCTTGGAGGCCAAGAGATAGCCGAGGCTCGGCAGCGTGCCGAGGGCGGCGTCGAGTTCGCCGCGGCGCACGCCGGTCAACGCCTCCGCCTCGCTCTTCACCTCCACCAGCTCGACGTTCGGATAACGCTCCTGCAGAACGCGCACCGGGCTTTCGCCCGGGGCGATGCCGACGCGCTTGCCGGCCAGATCGTTCATCGTGCTGACGATCGGCTCGTTGAGCGAGCTTGCCACCGCCATCGGCAAAACGAGATAGGGCAGCGTGAACGTCCAGCGGTCGTCGGCCGCCGCGCTGTCGGTGACGAAGGGCAGGACGTCGCATTCGTAATCTTCGGCCTTCTTGAGGCCGCCGCCCCAGATCGGCACCGGCACGACCTGCCAGGAAAAGCCGCCCTGCCGCGCCAGCCGCTCCATCACGTCGGAGGCGACGCCGGTGAAATCGCCGGCCTTGTCGACAGAGGTATAAGGCGGCGTCAGAGGATCGACGCAGACCTTCAAGACACCCTTCTGATCGAGATAGGCGCGCTCTTCGCTCGTCAGAAGCGGGCGCTGGCGCTCCATTCCGGCGACGGTGGGGCCAAGCCAGCGCGTTTCGAGCTCGTTCCACCGCGTCGCCGACATGGCGCTCATCGCCCGGTCGATGATGCTGCGGGCATAGGGATAGCGGGGCGACACGCCGAAGCGCAGATCCTCGCGCTGCACACCCTGCATCAAGAATTCGCCGCCGATCTCGATATTGATGAGCCCCAGGCGCCGGATGATGGCACGGCCGTTGGAGAGCGCCATGATGGCCGCGTCCACCTCGCCGCCGGCCAGCGCCTGCAGGATCTCTTCCTGCGTGAGATAGGTGCGCACATCCGCGACGCGCGCCTTCAGCGCATCCTCGTAATAGATCGCCCGTCCGATGCCGACCTTGCGGCCCTTCAGCGATTCCAGGCCGCGATAGGGGCCGAAGCCGGAGCGCACGAAGACAGCGTTCGGGATGCGGTGATATTCGCGCGTGAAGAGCGTGTAGTCTTCGCGCTCGGCCGTGCGCGACATGTTGCTCACGATGTCGATGTCGCCGGCCCGAAACGCCTCGAAAAGGTTCGCCGCGCTGTCGTAGACGGGGATCATGGCAAGCCCCGTCGCGGCGGAGATCTCATGCATCAGATCGACCGCGAAACCCTGCCCCCTGCCGTCGCGGAGAAAGCTCAAAGGCTCGTAATCGCTGATGAAGCCGACCTTCAAAGGCGGCGCATTGGCCACGAATTGCTGCTCCTCCGGCAGGAGGCGCAAGGGTCCGGCGGAAAACACCCGGCCGCTGCGATAGCTGAGCCAACGTTCGGTGATGGCGGCGAGCTCTTCCGTCGGCAGCGCGGCGACGGCCTTCGCTAGGATCTCGTGCAGCATCTCCCGGTCGCGGTTGCGCGCCGCCTCCACCGCCACGTCCTCGGCAGCATTTCCTGTCGCGCCCCCTGGCGCGTCCCCGGCGTCCCCCCCGACAGGCTCAGCCTCGGCCTTCAGCACGCCCAGGCGGAAATCTTCAAGCGACACGCCGGTGAGCGGCACCGGCCCGACCGCTTCCACATTGGAAAAGCCGTTCTCGCGGGCGAAGAAATTGCCGGTCATCTCCGATGCGATCACCGCATCGACCCAGCCGAAGGCGAGTGCCGCCATCAGATCGCGGTAGGTGTCGTATTCGACGGGCTCGATGCCGGCCTTGCGCAGGGCGCCGCCGAAATAGATGTCGGTGATGACGCCGATGCGCTTCTTCGACAAAGTGTCGGCATCGATCGGCTGGGCGAGCGGGCGATCGACGTTCTGGAAGATCACCGTGCGGCGCTGGTGATAGGGGTCGGTGAAAGCGATGAAGGGGAGGCGCGCCTCGGTGAGGGAGATATCGGCGATGACGTCGAGCCGGCCGGCGCGGAAATTGCCGTAAATCTCCGGCCAGGTGCCCATCCGCGGCACGAAGGTGAGGCCGACTTCAAGTTCGATGCGGTCGAGGACATCGAGCGTCCAGCCCATCATCGAGCCGTTGCGGAAAAACGAATAGGGCTCGTTGTCGGCGACGACGCCGACGGTGACGGTCGGATGCTCGGCCACCCATTGCCGTTCGGTCTCGCTCAATTCGACGGCGCGGCCAGGCACGCCGGAGGCGATGACGATGAGGGCCGCCACGATCAGGGCGACGCCGCTGCGAACAATCCCCACAAGGCGAGGCGACACTCTCGGGTTCGGTCCCGTCAACATTCTTGTCCCATTGCATCCGGCCCGCGCATGCCGGCCTGCCAATTCCGGCCCTCGTGGCCGGCGCTCGATTTCGCCCCCGGTCGCCCCCTCAATTCCGCCAGACGAGGCCGAGAGAAGGCGCGACCATCGCCTCGCCCCATCGCCTCATGCCCGCATCGGCCTCACCCCGCGCCTGCGCCCCCATCGCCTCCTGCGACGGCAAACACAATCCGTAGGCAACACCTAGCGACACGCACCGCCAAATCTGGAAAGCATCCAAAGCCTGCTTGAGACTTAAAAGGCAAGGCAGAGGCCGCAGGCAGGCCGATATTCCCCTGCGGAATGGCATATTTCACCGCCATTGGTGCAGGAAGCCCACAGCCGGCGCGAAGTCTCGGGCGGCCGGCACCGCCGCTTTCGCTTGGCGCAGAGCCCCGGCACGGCCGAAATCGGAACGGCAACTCCTGGTTTGCGTTTTCAAGCTGACGCCAGAGGAAAGAGCGACCATGGCCGAAGCGAAGAAAAAGCAGTCAACAGACAAGCCGGCGACCGACAAGGCGGACACGCAAACCCAATCCGCCGACATCAAGCCCGCCCGCAAGGCGAGCGGCCAGCGCGACGCCTTTCGCGACCTCGCCCACCGCATCGCCGAAGGCGAACAGGTCGTCCCGCCCGTGCTCCTCACCGGCCAGGCGCGGCGCGAGCATGTGCGCTCCACCCTGCGCGAAGACCACGCCCAGCGCATCGAACAGCGCAATCACGGAGCGCGGGCGAAGTTCGACGAGCTCGCCGACGATTTCTTCAAGTTCTTCCGCGGCACGGCGCTTCTCTTCTACCGCGATCTGGCGGGCCAGGATGCCAACATGCCCTCCGTCATGGCGCTCGGCGATGTGCATCCGGAAAATTTTGGCGTCATGCCGGATGAAAACGGCGCGCCCATCTTCGGCGTCAACGATTTCGACGAGACGATCTATGCTCCCTTCACCTTCGACATCAAACGCGGCGCGGTCGGCTTCTGGATCGCCGCGCGCGAGGAAGGCGGCCTCACCCGCAAGAAGCGGCGCAAGGTCGTGACGAAATTCGTCAAAGGCTACCTCAAGGCGATGGAGGCCTATGCCGAGCACGCGACGGAGAAGAACGACGATTACCGCATGGACAATTCGCCGAAAGTCATCCGCCGCCTCTTCAAGGAAGCCTGGGAAGATCGCCACGACTGGCTGCGGGACGATTATCTCAAAGGCTCCGGCCGCGGCTTCAAGGCGAGCGACGAGCTGCAGCCGATCTCGGGCCAGGTGACAAAATTCCAGAAGGCGGTCGAAGACCTCGCCAAGTCGAACGGCATCGACGCGCCCGACCGCGCCGGCGAGCTCAAGGTCAAGGATGTGTGCGTGCGCCACGGCCAGGGCACGGCCTCGCTCGGCCTGCCGCGCTATTACGTCCTCATCGAAGGCCCGTCGAAAAACGCCACCGACGACATCATCATCGAGTTCAAGCGCGCCCGCCGCTCCGCCCTCGACGGGCTCACCCCGCCCTCCGAATTTCATGCCGGCGCCAAGGCCGACCGCATCGCCCACGGTCAGGCCGTGCAGCTCGCCCATGGCGACATCTTTTACGGCGCCGTGGAGATCGACGGCGAAAGCTTCATGAGCCGCGAGCGCGCCCCCTTCCGCGACGACATCGATCTCGACGAATTGAGCTACGGTACCTGGAAGGATTACGCGGAAGTCTGCGGCGCAGCACTCGCCAAGGCGCATGCGCTCTCAGACGATCTCGGCCAGATCGATTATGACGTCGAGCCCTCGATCCTCGCCGCCGCCACACCGCGAAAACTCTTCATCGCCGACCTCGTGCGCTTCGCCGAAGAAGGCGCCGACCGCCTCCAGGCCGATCACCAGACGTTCCGCGAAGACCACGCGCTCGGCGCCTTCGACTGCATCGACATGGTCTATCGGTAAGGAGAGAGCGGCGACTGCGCCGCCCAGAACGTGACACCGAAGCCGACAGAAGGACGGCGCGCTCGTCAGGAGGGCTCGCCGGTGGATTTCAGCACCGTCTCGAAGACCATCTCCCGGAACCATTTCTGTTCGGGGTCGACATCGAACCTCGGATGCCACATGGCCGACACGGAAATGCCCGGCACCGAAACCGGGAGATCTGTTCCGACCAGGTCGGGGCTCAGGACGGAACGGGGGATCTGCGCGATCACATCGGACCGGCGTGCGATCTCCATCGCGTCGGGAAATCCCGGCACGACCGCCACCACCTTTCGAACAAGGCCGAGGCGGGCCAACGCCTCATCCACCGGCCCGGTCGTCTGGCCGCGTCGGGACGCGACGACATGCAGGCAATTTGCAAAGCGCTCCGGCGTGACCGGCGCGTCGAGCAAGGCGTGACCGGGACGCGCCGCAGCAATGAACTCGTCGTCGAAAAGCCGCCGGGTCAGGATTTCCGGCGCGAACTCCCCTAATACGCCGATTTCCAAATCCGCGGCGCCTTCGCGCAGCGGCGTCCCATCCTTCACCCGTTTCGCCGCCAGCTTCAGACGGGTCTGCGGCGCCGCCGAAAGCATCCTTTGGAGCAGGGGCGCGGCAAACCGGTGGATGAACCCCTCATTGGCGCGGAGTGAAAAGGTCCGGCTGAGCGTCTTAAGCTCAAGACCATGCTCGTCCCGGGCGAGAGCGCTCTCGACCCCAGCCAGCAGTGCGGGCACTTCGGCGGACAAGGCGACGGCACGTGGAGATGGCACCAGCCGCGATCCGGCGCGCACGAGCAGCGGGTCTCCGGTGACCTTGCGCAATCGCGTCAGATTGCGGCTCATCGCCGATACGCTCAGGCCAAGACGTGCGGCCGCTTCGGTCACGCTGCCGGTCGCGAGCAGGGCATCGAGCGCCCGCAGCAGATTGAGATCCGGATTTGCCATGCGCCGGGTATGGGGAAGACTTGCATGGCGCGCAATTTGTTTTTGAGGGTGATGCGTCTCGCGAAACCATCTTTTGCTCCCTAGCTTGCAGAGGACATTGTTCGAACTGGCAACGGAGACATTCCATGCAACGCATTCTCATCATCGGCGCGTCCCGCGGGATCGGTCATGCCCTTTCAAGTGAGTTCGTGGGGCGCGGCTGGCATGTGACCGGCACGGTCCGGCACACCGCCGGAACGCCCCTGCACGCGCTGCGCGAAGAGCACCCCGAGGCGGTCGAGATCGCCGCATTGGACATCACCGTGCCCGCACAGATCCTGGCTCTGCGCGAGGAGCTTCAGGACCGGCGCTACGACATCCTGCTCGTGAACGCCGGAACGGCGAACGCCAACCAGAGCGAGACGATCGCCGAGACCTCGACGGAGGAATTCATCCGCGTCATGGTCACCAACGCGCTCAGCCCGATGCGGGTGGTGGAGACCCTCGCCGACCTCACGACCCCCGAAGGGACCATCTCCGTCATGTCCTCGGGACAGGGCAGCATCGCCGGGAACACGCGCGGCGGTCACGAGGTCTATCGCGGCTCGAAGGCAGCGCTGAACCAGTACATGCGCAGCTATGCGATCCGCGCCGGAAATACGCGCCCGATGCTGCTGATCGCGCCCGGCTGGATCAAGACGGAGCTCGGCGGGGCGGAGGCGCGCTACACGCTCGCAGAATCGGCGCCCAAACTCGTTGATCTTCTCCTTGCGCAGACGGGAAGGCC contains these protein-coding regions:
- a CDS encoding SDR family oxidoreductase, yielding MQRILIIGASRGIGHALSSEFVGRGWHVTGTVRHTAGTPLHALREEHPEAVEIAALDITVPAQILALREELQDRRYDILLVNAGTANANQSETIAETSTEEFIRVMVTNALSPMRVVETLADLTTPEGTISVMSSGQGSIAGNTRGGHEVYRGSKAALNQYMRSYAIRAGNTRPMLLIAPGWIKTELGGAEARYTLAESAPKLVDLLLAQTGRPGLRYEDRDGRTVAW
- a CDS encoding LysR family transcriptional regulator, which encodes MANPDLNLLRALDALLATGSVTEAAARLGLSVSAMSRNLTRLRKVTGDPLLVRAGSRLVPSPRAVALSAEVPALLAGVESALARDEHGLELKTLSRTFSLRANEGFIHRFAAPLLQRMLSAAPQTRLKLAAKRVKDGTPLREGAADLEIGVLGEFAPEILTRRLFDDEFIAAARPGHALLDAPVTPERFANCLHVVASRRGQTTGPVDEALARLGLVRKVVAVVPGFPDAMEIARRSDVIAQIPRSVLSPDLVGTDLPVSVPGISVSAMWHPRFDVDPEQKWFREMVFETVLKSTGEPS
- a CDS encoding DUF2252 domain-containing protein; this encodes MAEAKKKQSTDKPATDKADTQTQSADIKPARKASGQRDAFRDLAHRIAEGEQVVPPVLLTGQARREHVRSTLREDHAQRIEQRNHGARAKFDELADDFFKFFRGTALLFYRDLAGQDANMPSVMALGDVHPENFGVMPDENGAPIFGVNDFDETIYAPFTFDIKRGAVGFWIAAREEGGLTRKKRRKVVTKFVKGYLKAMEAYAEHATEKNDDYRMDNSPKVIRRLFKEAWEDRHDWLRDDYLKGSGRGFKASDELQPISGQVTKFQKAVEDLAKSNGIDAPDRAGELKVKDVCVRHGQGTASLGLPRYYVLIEGPSKNATDDIIIEFKRARRSALDGLTPPSEFHAGAKADRIAHGQAVQLAHGDIFYGAVEIDGESFMSRERAPFRDDIDLDELSYGTWKDYAEVCGAALAKAHALSDDLGQIDYDVEPSILAAATPRKLFIADLVRFAEEGADRLQADHQTFREDHALGAFDCIDMVYR
- a CDS encoding transporter substrate-binding domain-containing diguanylate cyclase, whose protein sequence is MSPRLVGIVRSGVALIVAALIVIASGVPGRAVELSETERQWVAEHPTVTVGVVADNEPYSFFRNGSMMGWTLDVLDRIELEVGLTFVPRMGTWPEIYGNFRAGRLDVIADISLTEARLPFIAFTDPYHQRRTVIFQNVDRPLAQPIDADTLSKKRIGVITDIYFGGALRKAGIEPVEYDTYRDLMAALAFGWVDAVIASEMTGNFFARENGFSNVEAVGPVPLTGVSLEDFRLGVLKAEAEPVGGDAGDAPGGATGNAAEDVAVEAARNRDREMLHEILAKAVAALPTEELAAITERWLSYRSGRVFSAGPLRLLPEEQQFVANAPPLKVGFISDYEPLSFLRDGRGQGFAVDLMHEISAATGLAMIPVYDSAANLFEAFRAGDIDIVSNMSRTAEREDYTLFTREYHRIPNAVFVRSGFGPYRGLESLKGRKVGIGRAIYYEDALKARVADVRTYLTQEEILQALAGGEVDAAIMALSNGRAIIRRLGLINIEIGGEFLMQGVQREDLRFGVSPRYPYARSIIDRAMSAMSATRWNELETRWLGPTVAGMERQRPLLTSEERAYLDQKGVLKVCVDPLTPPYTSVDKAGDFTGVASDVMERLARQGGFSWQVVPVPIWGGGLKKAEDYECDVLPFVTDSAAADDRWTFTLPYLVLPMAVASSLNEPIVSTMNDLAGKRVGIAPGESPVRVLQERYPNVELVEVKSEAEALTGVRRGELDAALGTLPSLGYLLASKRLYDVKVAGRIFEDWRASIATRSDEPMLAAIFAKLVAGLDEQEVQTMLSRQMLVRIDQRVDYSRLLLLGGVALVVLVLVIYWNRKLRRLNAALERANQKLQDVSITDALTGLYNRRHFDARAADEFGLCQRNGWLFSVAMIDVDHFKSVNDARGHLFGDQCLRHIARLAREVFGEDGDILGRYGGEEFIIFTLGGASEDFFERLEALRRRVEKEPFSAGEETWRLTVSLGGFAAIPAPQAKLSDFVREADARLYEAKARGRNRVVGETRAEKAAGAGADATAQGRGEMEEAE